The following nucleotide sequence is from Drosophila kikkawai strain 14028-0561.14 chromosome 2L, DkikHiC1v2, whole genome shotgun sequence.
TCCCCTTTTTATTGCtgtgcaaaaaatataaaataaacaaaatggcgtctatatgtacatatttggGAAACTATAGAAACGTCAACAATAAACAACAATTCGATTAAAACTTTTGTGCACAAAAATGAGgtcaaattaaagaaaaacaatcgCTGGCGAAAGGGGGGAAGGGGACAAACCCGGAAAACTCCACACAGGACGACGACGCAGCATTAAagtttttcctatttttgaaattaaagcaCGCAAAAAGGACATAAAGGAGGAAAGGAAGGGGGGAGGGCCATGAAAACCATGAAAAAAGTGTTTCAGCAgcatttttaaagtaaattcaGTAAAAGGCAAGGGATCagatgtaataaatattagaAGAGGTAGTACTGTAGTTACAGTAAAAcctttaagaaattttaagtgaattttaaattataatttagaaaaatgtttttatttcagatagaattttaattaaaattattttacataattttttaaatttaaatacaaacataAAACTTAATTCCAAAGaaaagttgccaaaaaaatctattttcttataataaattatgaaaaattttaataatatccCCCTGCttattaacaacaacaaagtcCCAGTTAAACCTGCGACTTGTGACCACACTGCCCGGCATCAGTGTGACCAACtaaataagaattaaaattaaaaaatatattttttaaacggCAAAGCGCCAGGCGTCGCTGCAGCAGCGGCCCAAGTCAACGCAGGCAGCGCTGCAGCCAGTCTAAGCTATCTCGCTCGCACAGACACGCCCTCTCTCGCCTCTAAAAGCGAGCAACAGAGATGGCCATACGCCCAGGCCCAACTCTGGGTGTCTCTTTTCCtcccacacgcacacacacattaaaCACTGGAGTTTTTCGAACTCGCTTTTCGAACTCGAGTCGTTCCCCTCTTTATGctcttgcttttgttgctttgCGCACAACAGTTAGGAATAAACCGCCGTGGTAagcacttgttgttgttatatttgttattgttgttgtactCACTTTATCATGTCCGGCAGTCGTTCCGGCACTTTTGGGTGGGTGTTCTTCTTCACGTAACTGGAGGACAGCGCCTCGGTGCAGGCCAGCATTAGCTCCGTGGACAACTCGACCGGATGTTGTGGTGATTTTTCTTCGGGTAACTGCAACAGATCAGAAAAAAATGGAGGAAAAAGGAGAGTGAGATAGGAAGCGGAAATccaagaaatattaaaaaatggtGTTCGCTCCGCGCACACAATTGTTGCGTGCTTTTTGGGGCAAGTGAAATTCCATGGCTcgtgtttaaattaattatcaaCTTAGGCATttaaacagcaacaacagacacagagagagagagagagagacattCACATCAATCAAAATGTTAATTGATGTTTCTTTTCTCCCCTCACTTACATTTAACTTTCTCACTCTGTTGCGCCTTCTTCGTTTTCGTTTCTTCTTCAGCGCTTTGCCTCTCCTTTATTACACGACAAGCGGCGCTCGCGCTGATCCATCAACGGGATAGAGAGAAAAGAAGGTGAAAAGGGGGGTGGGAGAATAGGTAAGAGAGGTAAGAGAGGAGGGAAAGGTGAAAAGGAGGCGGGGATGgggcaaaaacaataaacacgAGCCAAGTTTACAAtgcaaaataacaacaacaagaatgCCAAAGTACGATGCgcagtaaaaatatttttatagattaaaataaaacaaaaataaaatgtataaaaataagaagtaCATGATAAActtggttttaaaaataaatgcgaCTTATGGatacctttttttaatttttggcgtgattaattaaaaaaaaagaattaaaagtaatttaacCTTTTAATTTCAATCTAAAAAACCTTTTTAGGTAAAGAATGTCCCTAcatttactttacttttactttaaaaactcgctttaaaaatttccaataatatttaatatttaaagtaacctgaattcataaattttccatCATCATAATACCCCTTAACACTCCACAAGtacaattaaagaaaaaacacacacagcataaataaaaaataataaaaaatgaacagtaagaagaaacatttattgggtgtgtgagtgagtggcTTTTTATGCGATTTAACGATTGATTTAACAACAGCcgcaaaatatataaacattttactcGCTGACTGAATTGCCCAGGAAAGGGAAATTGGGGATGGGTCTTGGGGCTCCGACCTAGTGCTTAAAAATTGATAGGCGAGAGCGCACGAGGccagtaaataaaattcaaataaaaatgccaaacaaacaaaaggcagCCAGCGCCAAATAAAAGCGTCAAAGAAATGGCAAATAAACAATGCCCCAAcgagcaaaaacaaaagtcgGAGCGCGAaacataaactttaaatacGGGGACAAAAAATGGACAAAGGGAAAGCGAACTGAGAATGCTCTTACTAGACCAATTTAGGgatttttgtatattgtaaagaaaagtattgatatatgtatgtatatatcgaaaaaatgtattaaaaaaaacaactaaaatgttgtttaaatgtttatattttgctgATTATATTCTTCATCATTCTTCATCAAAGAGAATACCGATTTATCGCACATTGACTTtagtttctatatatttttcctgcttttctaacttaaaaaagaaaacttatacctgcaaaaattttttaaatattattaaatttataaacaaataatatccAAAATCCAGTAAAAATCCCCTTTCGCCAGGCCTTTAAAAAATCCTTACAACCCTCTGGACTTGACTGAATTTTCCTTAGGTTTGCAGACAGACAGAGACATAAACGCGGCCAAGTGTTAAGTGGCTGCCAGGGCAGGACTATAAGGCGAGCCAAGTACAAATTTATACTGTATATAGGCGACACATTCGACGTGGCCTGGGGAATATAGCCAGTTGCCAACTTTGGCGACTATGCCAACTCCCTTGTTTCAATCCTCCAAAAACCCCCTCCCGACGTCTGCCTGGCGACATTTTTATTGTGAAAACCGTTTTTGGCTGGCCGAAAAAGTTCTTCAAAAgttcttgaatattttttcgttgttgttgttgaaaacTTACCTGAAAACTCTTGGTGATGGCATCGAACATAACGGTTATGGAATTGCCCAGCAGAGCATGACGAGCAATCTGAGGACACACAGAGCAGGCATTCCTATACACATGAACGGCCAGGTGAACGGATCtgtggaaaatatttcattttatgagTTTAGatatcataaatttaaattattaaaatatttaattgaatttttaaatttatttaatgagttattttccataaatttaaattattaatatatttaattaaattttttattacgtTTTTTTATGAGTtagttataaaattaaattcttagaAAAAAACCTACTTCCTTGAGATATCGGTGTTCTCCTGTAGACCTTTGTTGATCACATGATTGGCCACTATGCCCAAGCCATCCATGCAGAGGAAGGCTTGGAAGTCAAAGGCCTGGGCCTTGGGTATCACACGCAGGAGGTTACCCAATGCCCTTTCCAATCCCTGAGCACCGCCACCTTTAACCACCAGATTTAGGAGCTTGGGCACCGTGCTATCACGTTTTACATAAGGGGGTAAGGGCTCCATGGCCTCCAGATACTCAGTGGCgctgaaatatatttgaaataaattattaatgatATTTTctacaatatatttaaaatcttttccaaagaacaaaaacctatatttacaaatcgaataaattaattatttaaataatgaaatatatttagtttaagCTGTCTAGCCGGCATAAAAAATGGTATACAATTTCAAAAAAAGACCTTTTGATATGTTAAATATCTGATTTcttctgaaaaataaatataaaaaaaacccaagaCTATAAACTTTTTAACGATTTCCAACAGAAATTCAATACTtgcaaaataacaaacaaatcaattaaatataaaacaataattaatttaatttcggtCATTAAAAATACCCAAGTTTACTCACCACTGACTCATTCGCTGCTTCAGCTTCTTCATCTTCTTTTTGTAGCTCCTCGAATGCCCAGGGATTCCCCCCACATCCGAGAGCGTAGAAGAAAGATCGCAGTCTTCGTTTGTGGTGCTTGTCCCATTCCCATTTAAGCCATCTTCCGCATCGTTTTCATCCTGATCCCCTCGACCCTCGTCTGCCTGCCGGGTGGGCATGGTCAGCTCTAGAGCCCGCTGGCGTATATGCTCGATGTTCTCTTCGTGCCGGCGAGCAGATTCCAATTGCTTTTGGAGTATTTTGCGCTGCAGCTCCTCGGTggtctgctgctgttggaccTGCAGGGCCAGCAGTCGCTCCTCCCGATCCCTGGCCTTTTCCCGGGCCAAAGCCTGACGCTGCTTCTCCTTTTGCTCCTGCATCTTGCCTATTCTCTGCTCCTTTTCCAGTCTGGTTTCATTCATTTTCTCGAGCTTGAGGAGACGTTCTTTTTCCAGGGCTTGTCGACGTCTCTCTACCGCAGCCTCCTTGGCCAGCTTTTCCTCCACTCTCTTTTGACGCTCTTGTTCGAGATCCTGCAGTCTGCCTTCGGTTTCTTTAGAGGATTCCAGAAGATCCAGACGCTTATTTTGAGCTTCTATGTTCTTGATAAAGTTGATTTCCTTGAGTTTCTTCTCCTCGTCGTGGGCTTTTTCAATGATCTGCCGGAGGTACTGCTCTCGATTCTCCGCTGCCCTTTGCAGTCTTCCCTGCATCTTCTGGCGTTTGTCCTCGATGAGCTGCTTTTTGGCTGCCTTGACATCTTCGACGCGTGCAAAGAGTTGTTGCAGCTTGGCTGCTTTCTCCTGCTGGAGGAGATTCCTCTTTTGCTGAGCCCTGGCCTGCTTGGCTTGGTATTTCTTGAGGGTTTCCTGCAGCGAACGACGCCGCGAGGGCGAGGATAGCTTCTGATGGAGTTCCTGGGCTCTGCCTGGATGCCTGGCCACATAGGCCTGGAGTGTAGCCAAGGCCTCTGCTCTCTCGTTCCAGGACATGTCTGACAATAGAGCCTGATATCTATGCTCTAGGCTGGCATTCTCATCGTCGCTCATGGTCACAAACACCGCGGAATCATCACCACCTAAGCCCAGttcctgctcctccagctgAACCTCACAATCGGTTTCATCCGTTTCGGTGTCCACATCGATTTCCGTTTGCTCTAGCTCACGGATTTGTCGTTCCAAAGATTCCTGAACCTCCACTAGGATGCGCTCGTTGCGCTCCTCTTCGTTGTCGTCGGCAATTTGCTCTTCATTCTCATCGCAGGCACTCAGCAGAGAGGAGGCACTGGGCTTGTTGTTGAGACTGCCATTTGGCAGCTTGCAGTGGGCAATGCTCTCGTAGAGCTCGCCTATGGTCTTGGAGAACTCACAGTTGGTCTGGATTTTGATGTCGATCTTGTTGTGGTCCTCGTTGCTGGCTGTGAGGGGGGACACGACAGTTTCTACAGAGGATGAGCTACTGTTGTTGCTCTGCTTGTGGTTCAGTTCCTTTTGCTGCAGTTTCCTCAAGGCATTCTTCTCGCTGCGCATGTACTCCTTGTGCAAGGATGTCATCTTTAGTCCTGTAAGATCTGACTTTTGTCTTTTGATGATGGAAGTGCGTCCCAAGGCATTATTGTTGCCATTGTTTCGAGCTGTAGTTGAAGGCATCACTGGCTTCTTTTCGGGTTTGTCCTGCTTCTCTGGTTTGTCTTGCTTCTTCACCTGACCCCCTGAGCTTCTCTGGGCTGGAAATGAGTTCACCTTGGCCTTGGCATTTTTGATTTCTGGCCTTGAAGAGTTTGCCAGTGTTGTGGCCTTGGCTTTGGGCTTAGCCTctcctgcagctgctcctgTTTTACTTGGAATGGTTTTCTGCTTCTCCTTGGTAAGTTCCTGCTcttgctccttctccttctctttcGCCTGCTCCCTCTGCTGCTCATTGAGCAGCGCCAAGGTGGGCAAACTGGCATATCCTGTCGGCTGATTGAACCTGTTGGCCCAATGCATGCTGCTCCTGCGACGATTCTTCACCGTCAACCAACCATCATTGTTATCCGTAGGCAGTTGTAATTGCTTTTTCGTCTCGGAATGTTGTGCTTCCTCCGTTTTAAGGGTGCTTCTTGAGCTCGATAGCTGCTCGTTGCTGGCTTTTAGAGTGGAAGTGGAACTGCCCATGTCCTCGCGCGAACTGAGCCTTGAGGAGGTGGCTTTGCGAATCCTGGCCGTGCTTAGAAACGAAGAGGTAGAGGTTCTCTTAGGCAGGGTTTTGCTGGCTCCACTCCCATTGATCTCCAGCATAGTGCGGGAGCGTGCCGACAGACGGGAGGCCACATTATTGGGCGGGCCATAGCACTCGGTTTTGCTGGAGGGTctgggaggaggagcaggttTTCCTAGAGTTTTTCCAGCGGGCAGCTTTGTGGAGCGTCGTAAACCATTGACGGGCGGAGCTGCTGTCTTGAGCTGACCAGGCttggctgtggctgctgctgctcctgctcctcccacTGTTCCTGTTGTGGTCTTGAGAgcacctgctcctgctcctgctgctccgccTGCACCCCCCTTCTTCACTGGACGATTTAGCACACTGGAGTACTTCAGGGGACTGTTTTGCATGGGCGCATTTCCTGAGATGGCCATCAGGGGCTGTGGCTTCTCCCCTGGTGGCTTTAGTAGTGTGCTAGGTGGCGTGGGTTCCTTGTGGGCCTGTTGCTGGAGCAAGGCATTCTCCATGTTCTCCAAGGAGGCCACTGTCATGTCCAAAGCTGTGGGTTCTGGTAGAGGTTCTCCCACCAAATTGGAGTCCCCCTCAGGCGGTATATTCTGTATGCTCTCACCTGGTTTGTCTGGTACTTCCCCTATATATTCTGCTGCTGGAATGATCACTGCCTGCTCTTGAATCCTCGCCTCTCTCTCCTCCGCCTCCCTGCGCATCTTTTCCCGCACATCCGCCAGCGTCAGGTGTGGATCCTCCAGATCCGTTTGCGAATACTGTGTGTTTAGCTGCACATATGTGGTCTTATCCCCGCTGAGATCCAGCGGGCACTCCATATTATCCGACTGTGAAGATCCTTGAGTGGCTCTCTTGCTGGCCGCAAACAATTCCCTGACATTGAGACGCATTGCTCCCTTTGGCACCTGATCGTAGGCTCGGAGTAGTTTCATCGGCGAGATCTGGCCTTGTTCGTAGGCCGAGGGCGAGGTCTTGCCCGACTGAGAGCCGTGGCCTAATATCAAGGCTGGACTGGATTTCCCGGAGTTATTGGGACTGCAGAGGCTCTTGGTACGCACTCGGGGCGTGGGGTTGCTCTTGCGCACCTCCCAGGCCAGGCTCTGTGGTCGCTGTTGCAGCGGCCGGGATTCGTAGTCCCAGGAAACCTTGAACCATTCGCTTAAGGCCTTGAAATCTCTTACATAGTTCTCTAGCACTAGGATGGCCTCCTGGCAGCTGGATATGTTCTCGTAGCACTCCACCGTCTGGTAGATCTCGTTCACAGCTCGCTGGAGATTGCCAAATAGCAAAGCCCAGTATCTGGCTTGAAGCTCGGACTTTTTGTCCCTGCCCGTGGAGGCGCTGCGCACGCGTGGTCCACTGGAGGATCCTCCGGCTGCGGCACTCGTTGAGGATTTCAGACGCGGCGAAGTGGTGGGTGACTGGCAGTTTTTGGGTGTGCCGCTGCCGGCACTGGGGGACTTGGGCGGAGCCATGGGGGGTTTGCGATAACCTGGGGGGTAGAGAGAGGTgtgagttatagggaatcgtAGAAGAAATAGTTAAAATAAACGACTATGGGTTATAAAGGACTTGCTTTGTTATTAGTTAAGGAGTTTAGGGTAAATTTTATGGGTTTttaaagggtataaatatcATTTCAAAGTAggaatacatttaaaaaaaaattatgtaaatgttTTAAGCAAATTATACGAATTAAAAGTCctgtttcaataaaaattttgtGGTTTTATGGAGTTTAAGATCAACTTTATGGGTTTTTAAAAGGTATATCTATATTTTGAAAgtagaaataaattatttaaaaaatgttctaaaTGTTTTATGGAAACTATACGAATTATAAGTCCTATTtcaatcaaaatttaaaggttttatGATCTCTATAAGGTACCTTGGGCTATATAATCTCAAAAATAGTGCCTAATTTAGTTATAAAGTAAGTTATAAATGTCtctaaatctttaaaaatacgggtttaagttataaaacaattcaaaatttataaaaacaataaaataataatacaaattcctACTAAAAACCCTTTCTTCAGCCCCAATAAACTCCTCATAACTCCTCAAATACCTAGGGTATTATTGTTTGCTTACAGTCACCATTCAAGAGTACGCCTCCGCTTCCAGCTCCAGCCAGAGTTccggctgttgctgctcctcctaCTCCCTCGCCGCCACTCGTGCTCGTGGTTGTCTCATCGCAGAACTGGTAGACGAGCAGATTCTTGGCCTCTCGCCCCTCGCGACTCAGTACCTCTCGCATTTCCATCGTtttgtttgctgttgttgttgttgctgttccactcgttgttgttgttgttgtctgggTCTcgtctgctgctgcgctgccgctgctgctgccactgcctctgcctctcTGCCCACGCACAGCTGGTGCAGCTGTTCAGGCAGCTTTTGGTTTCGTCCTCGTTGGCCTTCTGGATACCACAGTGATCCTTTGCTGCTGTGGTCCTCGGGCGAAAACCGTGGCTCCccttacaattttaattgattatttCGCGTTTGTCGTTGTCCTCCTCTAGTCGAGGCGCGTCGcttctttgttgtttttgtcgcCGTCGTCGCCACTGCACAATTTCGCAACGCCAGCGGCCTCGGCAGCATTTTACCCACGACGACAGTAGAAGCTTGGCTATATATGTAGGCCTTAGGTCCTTGGGTGTATTTCCAGGCTGCTCCTTGTGTCCGGGGGCTGATTGAAGAGACCGAAATTCCTTGAAACGGTGCCCTGTGAAATTCTGAATTCTGCCTAAAAATTTAGCAGCAGCACAAAGCCAGCTGATTCAAAAGCAGGGTTGTCTTGCAACGGGCATGGCAATCGATAGAGGGATTGTGAATAATCGATAACGGCGAGCGAGCGCGCACTTAAATACGGGGTATGTTTTATAGGTTTACAGCTTAAAAACaaggtttttatatataaattccaaagtttattttcaatttaaactggaaatatttataaacgcCTGTAAAAGCTATTTAATTGTTGAAAATATTACAACAAGTAACGTAAAATTTGAAACCTGCCGCCCGATAGCAAAGCTCCCCTTTTCGAAAAGCTCCCCACGTGCAAGGGGGACAACTGGTGTCCCCCCAGAGCAGCACAGCTAATGGGGGGAGAACGCAACACTGAAACGAACGAAACTGCTTGAAATGCTGTTGGCCAACCTGCTCCCCTGTTACAATTCCGGTCTAAATCTAAATGATGCTGCTCACTACTGCTCTATTTTGCTCGCTTTTTCGGAATGGAAGCGCCAGCGCAGCCCTGAGATGGAAAATGGCCAGGAACCGGACTCGGTAGACCACACAATCCCAtggtattttttaaacaagagTCGCAAAACACCTTTTTACTCGTTTCGTTTATTTCCCATTCTTTGGGGTGATTGAGGTgtgctttatattttaagtggGTTTTGGcggcaaaaaattaatttttctcttttaatgTTCTTAAAGAACTGCTAACTATGTTTTGGTAACTTTAgagaatatttacaaaatatttaatttaaaaaataacagtTCTTTCAGCTGCTCCAACAGTTCTTCCGGAACCctcccaaaacaaaaatatatgtatatatttattaaaaagctttaatttaTGCTTTACTCAAGCAGTTTTAATGGCAATTAAGCCACAATGTTGTCGGTTGTATGGCTTTTTTAGCAGACTATCTGGAAAGTACTACTTcagagagaaaataaattgaatttgtttaattttgaatgCTAAAAGTGAAAGCTAAGTTCTTACTTTACTACACTTTAGTTTCCTTTTAAAgaacattttattaaacaaaaactaattaaGATTATTAACAGCTAGTCCTCATAGCTTTTAACAagaactttattattttctttaaagtaacataaacatatttagtctctgtttaatttaataacatcTTTAAATCAATAgttttatatgtaaatatttttgaataaatcaaaGTTCGAAAACGCCATAACTAGGccaaaaatacattaatttcAAATCGGAAAACAGTTATGTGCTAGATTTGataaggttaataaatctgcatccaaaatttaaaattttagaaaatcaaaatttttggccatttttgcaaattttaatgatgtcacccctttaatttttttgcaaaaatggctaaaaattaaatttcttccggacatggctagaaagaagcgcctgttaatgctgatcaagaatatatatggtttatagggtcggaaatgactgtttcacaaaataaaataaaaaatacccttAAAAAAGATCTATGGAATTTGGCTTAgatttgtatacaaatataaCTGAAATTCCTATAGAAGCTTTGCATATGATAAAGTCGTTTATCTAGCATAGCTTTTAAACTAAGATTATTCTAAATAATGTCTTAATCAATGATTATTTTTCGTTGTGTATAATTGTTTGTATTTACTATATACTCCCCCTACATAAGTCCGTTTTACGTGTACCTCCACGAGTGCCGTcctctttatatatttatgtatacatGTATATAAAGCTCTTATCAATCCCAACCGAAGCCGGATGCCTCTTCGAAAGTCTTTGAATATTTCGGAAATCAGTTCTTGAGAGACTTTCATCCATCGTGGTCTAACAATCTCCTAGTAAAAGGATGCACAAGTTCGGAATCTTCTTCTTTTGGGCACTAGCTGACTGTATCCTGCGGCAAGGATCATTCGCGAAGGATCAGTCGGGGTACATTTGCCTGATTGAGAATCCAAAACAAAATCAGTGCGACAGCATTTGTCTTACTGAACTGAGCCCACGGCTTAGCGAAGTCGTCAAGGCCCAGAACCAAGGGAACACGAAGCTGGAGACATTGGAGGTGAAAATAGCAGAGGTGCAGTCTAAACTTGAAGGAAAGCTACAAGGAGTAGAAGCTAAGCTGGAAAGACAACTTCAGGTGCAAACCAAACTGGAGGGCCAACAAACCAAGATGGAGGCTATACTAGAAGACAGTCTGCTTGCGGTAAAGACCAAGCTGGAAGGACAATTACAAGGAGTGGAAAATAAGCTGGAAGGACATCTTCTGGAGATGCAAACCAAGGTGGAGGCTAAACTGGAAACAAGCCTGCATGAGGTAAAAACCAAGCTGGAAGGACACCTACAAGGAGTGGAAGCTAAGCTGGAAGGACAACTTCAGGAGGTGCGAACCAAACTGGAGGCTAAACTGGATAAAAGTGTCCAAGCGgtacaaaaaattattgaaaaccAACTTCAGCTTGTTGTAAATCAACTGCAGGCAGTGCCAAACAAGATAGATGCAGCCAAGGTGGAAACTCAAGTACATCCCATATCGAATAAGACGGCAGTCTCCCAACAAGCAGCCAAGGCAGCAGTCCCTGCTTCAGCCACGACTACGATGCCATCTGGATTCGAGCTAATCGGTACCAGATATTTTAGAATTGTAAATGAAAGAGTTGAATGGCGGACTGCTATGGCAAGGTGTCGTGAGATGGGAGGTTACTTAGCCGCCTTTCGAAATGAAGAAGAAATTAACGCCATTACACCAAAACTTGACTGGAATGGGCGTTATTGGCTAGGCATTAATGATCTAGACAAGCCCgcacaatttttaaagttttggcGAAAATCAGACGACGAAAATCATGAGCAGAACTGCGTCGTTTTGCATAATGGTAAAATGTATGACGCGTATTGTACTCATATTTCGCCTTTTATTTGCCAGGCGGACAATGAAACTTAGTAACAttcgtaattatattttaaataaagttatattttaaaataataatactactttttgttgttaattaaaCATTGTATGGTATTAATTTTGCTACTTAGGTACACCTTcttgggaaatatatataaacgagCACGCAGAGAGTGCAGTCATCGCTATAAATATGTAAGCTGTTATCAATCCAAACTTAGATCGGATGCTTCTTCGGAAACCATCGCCTGATTTCGGGAATCCGTTGATAAGAGACTTTCACCTTGACTCTTGAACCCTGATTAAACAGAGCTTTTAGCTACAAGCTGTACTTTTGTTCAGTGCCGATTGCTGAActaatt
It contains:
- the ssp3 gene encoding uncharacterized protein ssp3, with translation MEMREVLSREGREAKNLLVYQFCDETTTSTSGGEGVGGAATAGTLAGAGSGGVLLNGDCYRKPPMAPPKSPSAGSGTPKNCQSPTTSPRLKSSTSAAAGGSSSGPRVRSASTGRDKKSELQARYWALLFGNLQRAVNEIYQTVECYENISSCQEAILVLENYVRDFKALSEWFKVSWDYESRPLQQRPQSLAWEVRKSNPTPRVRTKSLCSPNNSGKSSPALILGHGSQSGKTSPSAYEQGQISPMKLLRAYDQVPKGAMRLNVRELFAASKRATQGSSQSDNMECPLDLSGDKTTYVQLNTQYSQTDLEDPHLTLADVREKMRREAEEREARIQEQAVIIPAAEYIGEVPDKPGESIQNIPPEGDSNLVGEPLPEPTALDMTVASLENMENALLQQQAHKEPTPPSTLLKPPGEKPQPLMAISGNAPMQNSPLKYSSVLNRPVKKGGAGGAAGAGAGALKTTTGTVGGAGAAAATAKPGQLKTAAPPVNGLRRSTKLPAGKTLGKPAPPPRPSSKTECYGPPNNVASRLSARSRTMLEINGSGASKTLPKRTSTSSFLSTARIRKATSSRLSSREDMGSSTSTLKASNEQLSSSRSTLKTEEAQHSETKKQLQLPTDNNDGWLTVKNRRRSSMHWANRFNQPTGYASLPTLALLNEQQREQAKEKEKEQEQELTKEKQKTIPSKTGAAAGEAKPKAKATTLANSSRPEIKNAKAKVNSFPAQRSSGGQVKKQDKPEKQDKPEKKPVMPSTTARNNGNNNALGRTSIIKRQKSDLTGLKMTSLHKEYMRSEKNALRKLQQKELNHKQSNNSSSSSVETVVSPLTASNEDHNKIDIKIQTNCEFSKTIGELYESIAHCKLPNGSLNNKPSASSLLSACDENEEQIADDNEEERNERILVEVQESLERQIRELEQTEIDVDTETDETDCEVQLEEQELGLGGDDSAVFVTMSDDENASLEHRYQALLSDMSWNERAEALATLQAYVARHPGRAQELHQKLSSPSRRRSLQETLKKYQAKQARAQQKRNLLQQEKAAKLQQLFARVEDVKAAKKQLIEDKRQKMQGRLQRAAENREQYLRQIIEKAHDEEKKLKEINFIKNIEAQNKRLDLLESSKETEGRLQDLEQERQKRVEEKLAKEAAVERRRQALEKERLLKLEKMNETRLEKEQRIGKMQEQKEKQRQALAREKARDREERLLALQVQQQQTTEELQRKILQKQLESARRHEENIEHIRQRALELTMPTRQADEGRGDQDENDAEDGLNGNGTSTTNEDCDLSSTLSDVGGIPGHSRSYKKKMKKLKQRMSQCATEYLEAMEPLPPYVKRDSTVPKLLNLVVKGGGAQGLERALGNLLRVIPKAQAFDFQAFLCMDGLGIVANHVINKGLQENTDISRKSVHLAVHVYRNACSVCPQIARHALLGNSITVMFDAITKSFQLPEEKSPQHPVELSTELMLACTEALSSSYVKKNTHPKVPERLPDMINFAVVTGLIEILSRRNQKVRESIEDNQSVMLGLLTTLGFLSRFLDVCQPGPADPTRLLSAARTTDLFGTVSMLSASVVPNGECIPPRTTALAASTFNLYVSLASLDVNTFQEALTVEGPLSLKLLDVMTLILNCSVTNAPWTKKNDNTTMLIDLIASLAFFCVNNRRHQDLLISEPFVVIFKSLAKLPTQFNPVIYPFLVTMCFGNAAARELISKDFDMAFVDEYSKSEVAQRNHVIKLLPVRHKDKTLSNNSNHNNNNANNNPQPEIKGDKGC
- the LOC108079533 gene encoding apolipoprotein A-I-like, giving the protein MHKFGIFFFWALADCILRQGSFAKDQSGYICLIENPKQNQCDSICLTELSPRLSEVVKAQNQGNTKLETLEVKIAEVQSKLEGKLQGVEAKLERQLQVQTKLEGQQTKMEAILEDSLLAVKTKLEGQLQGVENKLEGHLLEMQTKVEAKLETSLHEVKTKLEGHLQGVEAKLEGQLQEVRTKLEAKLDKSVQAVQKIIENQLQLVVNQLQAVPNKIDAAKVETQVHPISNKTAVSQQAAKAAVPASATTTMPSGFELIGHGEGSEEEQQEEEEQQQAEEVAPVVWRAIA